A genomic stretch from Bos javanicus breed banteng chromosome 29, ARS-OSU_banteng_1.0, whole genome shotgun sequence includes:
- the TALDO1 gene encoding transaldolase gives MSGSPVKRQRMENALDQLKQFTTVVADTGDFHAIDEYKPQDATTNPSLILAAAQMPTYQELVEEAIAYGRKLGGSQEEQITNAIDKLFVLFGAEILKKIPGRVSTEVDARLSFDKDAMVARARRLIELYKEAGISKERILIKLSSTWEGIQAGKELEEHHGIRCNMTLLFSFAQAVACAEAGVTLISPFVGRILDWHVANTDKKSYEPQEDPGVKSVTKIYNYYKKFGYKTIVMGASFRNTGEIKALAGCDFLTISPQLLGELLKDHSKLTPMLSAKAAQASDLEKIQLDEKAFRWLHNEDRMAVEKLSDGIRRFAADAVKLERMLRERMFSAENGK, from the exons CCATCGACGAGTACAAGCCCCAGGATGCCACCACCAACCCGTCCCTGATCCTGGCTGCGGCACAGATGCCAACCTACCAGGAGCTGGTGGAGGAGGCCATTGCTTACGGCAGGAAGCTGGGCGG GTCACAAGAGGAACAGATTACAAATGCTATTGATAAACTTTTTGTGTTGTTTGGGGCAGAGATACTGAAGAAAATTCCAGGCCGCGTATCCACGGAAGTGGACGCCAG GCTCTCCTTTGATAAGGATGCGATGGTGGCCCGCGCCCGGCGCCTCATTGAGCTGTACAAGGAGGCTGGGATCAGCAAGGAGCGGATCCTGATAAAGCTCTCGTCCACCTGGGAAGGAATTCAGGCCGGAAA GGAGCTGGAGGAGCACCACGGCATCCGGTGCAACATGACCCTGCTCTTCTCCTTCGCCCAGGCCGTGGCCTGCGCCGAGGCCGGCGTGACGCTCATCTCGCCCTTCGTGGGCCGCATCCTTGACTGGCATGTGGCCAACACAGACAAGAAGTCCTACGAACCCCAGGAGGACCCCG GAGTGAAGAGCGTCACCAAGATCTACAACTATTACAAGAAGTTCGGCTACAAGACCATCGTCATGGGTGCCTCCTTCCGCAACACGGGCGAGATCAAGGCCCTGGCTGGCTGTGACTTCCTCACCATCTCGCCCCAGCTCCTGGGGGAGCTGCTCAAGGACCACAGCAAGCTGACGCCTATGCTCTCGGCCAAAGCAG CCCAGGCCAGTGACCTGGAGAAGATCCAGCTGGACGAGAAGGCCTTCCGCTGGCTGCACAACGAGGACCGCATGGCTGTGGAGAAGCTCTCTGACGGGATCCGCAGGTTCGCCGCGGACGCGGTGAAGCTGGAGCGGATGCTGAGA GAACGAATGTTCAGCGCAGAGAATGGAAAATAG